A single window of Flagellimonas maritima DNA harbors:
- the pyrF gene encoding orotidine-5'-phosphate decarboxylase → MKIDHLVSQIHKKKSFLCIGLDTDLDKIPKHLLTEKDPIFSFNKEIIDATNQFCVAYKPNIAFYEAYGLKGWKSLEKTMDYLNSEHPNIFTIADAKRGDIGNTSTRYAKAFFETLNFDSITVAPYMGKDSIEPFLSFEDKHTILLALTSNEGAYDFQTKRIDGQELYKEVLEESKSYKNAERLMYVVGATKAVYLQDIRRIVPESFLLVPGVGAQGGNLQEVCKYGITKNIGLLVNSSRGILYASNNMDFAEAAAEKAKNIQREMEIELNKLE, encoded by the coding sequence ATGAAAATAGACCATTTAGTTTCACAGATTCATAAAAAAAAATCTTTTCTATGTATAGGGCTTGATACCGATTTGGATAAGATTCCAAAACATTTACTCACAGAAAAGGACCCAATCTTTTCCTTCAATAAGGAAATAATAGATGCTACGAATCAATTTTGTGTTGCTTATAAGCCAAATATTGCTTTCTATGAAGCGTACGGTCTTAAAGGATGGAAATCCTTGGAGAAAACGATGGATTATCTAAATTCTGAACATCCTAATATTTTCACCATCGCAGATGCAAAACGGGGGGATATCGGAAACACTTCCACGAGATATGCGAAAGCTTTTTTTGAAACCTTGAATTTTGATTCAATCACCGTAGCGCCATATATGGGAAAAGATTCTATAGAACCTTTTTTATCTTTTGAAGATAAGCACACCATATTGCTTGCATTGACCTCAAATGAGGGTGCATACGACTTTCAAACAAAGCGTATTGATGGACAAGAGCTATACAAAGAGGTTTTGGAAGAATCAAAATCTTATAAAAATGCAGAAAGATTGATGTATGTTGTGGGTGCCACGAAGGCAGTTTACTTGCAAGATATTAGGAGAATTGTACCTGAGAGCTTCCTTTTAGTGCCAGGTGTAGGTGCACAGGGCGGTAACTTGCAAGAAGTTTGCAAATATGGTATCACAAAAAATATAGGATTACTTGTTAACTCTTCCAGAGGAATTCTTTATGCTTCAAACAACATGGATTTTGCTGAAGCAGCTGCAGAAAAAGCCAAAAATATACAGAGAGAAATGGAAATCGAACTCAACAAATTGGAATAA
- the prfA gene encoding peptide chain release factor 1: MLDKLNIVKQRFDEVADLIIQPDIISDQKRYVKLNKEYKDLKLLVDKRDEYITLSNNIDEAEEIISDGSDAEMLEMAKMQLEEAKNALPKLEDEIKFLLIPKDPEDEKNVVMEVRAGTGGDEASIFAGDLYRMYAKYCESKGWKTNIIDLSEGTSGGYKEIHFEVNGEDVYGTLKFEAGVHRVQRVPQTETQGRVHTSAATVMVIPEAEDFDVQIEPKDVRIDFFCSSGPGGQSVNTTYSAVRLTHVPTGLVAQCQDQKSQHKNKEKAFKVLRSRLYDLELAKKQEEDAAKRNSQVSSGDRSAKIRTYNYPQGRVTDHRIGLTLYDLQNIINGDIQKIIDELMLVENTEKLKEASEIF, translated from the coding sequence ATGCTTGACAAACTCAATATAGTAAAACAACGTTTTGATGAGGTTGCCGACCTTATTATTCAACCAGATATCATTTCAGACCAGAAAAGATATGTAAAACTCAACAAGGAATACAAAGATTTAAAACTTCTGGTCGATAAACGTGATGAATATATAACGCTTAGCAACAATATTGACGAAGCAGAAGAGATTATTTCTGACGGTAGTGATGCCGAAATGTTGGAAATGGCCAAGATGCAATTGGAAGAAGCGAAAAATGCACTCCCAAAATTGGAAGATGAAATAAAGTTCCTCCTAATCCCCAAAGACCCGGAAGATGAAAAGAACGTAGTAATGGAAGTAAGGGCTGGAACCGGTGGTGATGAAGCCAGTATTTTTGCTGGTGATCTCTATCGCATGTACGCCAAATATTGTGAGTCCAAAGGATGGAAAACCAATATTATAGATTTGAGCGAAGGAACCAGTGGCGGGTATAAGGAAATCCATTTTGAGGTAAATGGTGAGGATGTTTACGGGACCTTAAAGTTTGAAGCAGGCGTACACCGTGTGCAACGTGTACCACAAACGGAAACCCAAGGCCGTGTTCATACAAGTGCTGCTACGGTAATGGTGATTCCCGAAGCCGAGGATTTTGATGTACAGATCGAGCCAAAAGATGTTCGTATCGATTTTTTCTGTTCATCAGGACCTGGTGGACAATCCGTGAACACAACCTATTCCGCAGTTAGGTTGACACACGTTCCTACAGGCTTGGTCGCGCAATGCCAAGACCAAAAATCCCAACACAAAAACAAGGAAAAAGCATTTAAAGTATTGCGTTCAAGATTATACGATTTAGAGTTGGCCAAAAAACAGGAGGAAGATGCGGCCAAAAGAAACTCGCAGGTCAGCAGTGGTGATCGTTCGGCAAAAATTAGAACCTACAATTATCCACAGGGGAGAGTTACGGATCATAGAATTGGTTTAACGCTCTACGATTTACAAAACATAATCAATGGAGATATTCAGAAAATCATAGACGAGTTAATGCTGGTAGAAAACACGGAGAAGCTAAAGGAGGCCTCGGAGATTTTTTAA
- a CDS encoding ATP-binding cassette domain-containing protein, translating into MILEIDNIELNFGPRKILFGIYLKAKEGEVTGILGRNGCGKTSLLKIIFGSLKPKYKSIRIDGKNRKDRLFLSNSIAYLPQHQLLPNNIKIEKIFSLFNVDWNRFTEIFKSFKVYEKYKVFELSSGEIRILETYLILNRDFKIILLDEPFSFIAPIYVDIFKDMILSKKKNRITIITDHFYNDVMNIANTLYLLKNGHSKLINNIDDLVNDGYLSSSSQQK; encoded by the coding sequence TTGATTCTTGAAATAGATAACATAGAATTGAATTTTGGTCCAAGAAAAATTCTGTTCGGTATTTATCTTAAAGCAAAGGAAGGTGAAGTAACTGGAATTTTAGGAAGAAATGGATGCGGAAAAACATCTCTCCTTAAAATAATATTTGGCAGTTTAAAACCAAAATACAAATCTATAAGAATCGATGGCAAAAATCGTAAGGATAGATTATTTTTATCAAATTCCATAGCATACCTTCCCCAACATCAATTACTACCAAATAACATCAAAATCGAAAAAATCTTCAGTTTATTCAATGTGGACTGGAATAGGTTTACAGAAATTTTCAAAAGTTTTAAAGTTTACGAAAAGTATAAGGTTTTTGAGCTCTCAAGTGGTGAAATAAGAATATTGGAAACATACTTGATTTTGAATAGAGATTTTAAAATCATTTTATTGGATGAGCCATTTTCTTTTATCGCTCCCATATATGTGGATATTTTTAAAGATATGATCTTATCAAAGAAAAAAAATAGAATAACCATCATTACGGATCATTTCTATAATGATGTAATGAATATAGCAAACACCCTCTATTTATTGAAAAATGGCCATTCCAAACTCATCAACAATATTGATGATTTAGTAAACGACGGATACTTAAGCTCTAGTTCCCAACAAAAGTAG
- a CDS encoding DUF3570 domain-containing protein yields the protein MLIFLLNISFAQAQQNTTSYKKRVLETSEIDLLFSYYEQDGQNAAVTGGEGTEELTDATSTIVLRIPINDDDVLTVDVGLSAYTSASSSNVNPLDGNNLNTTPFDASSGESRRDVLTYINPSYRHSSENRNSIWSANAYLSSEYDYFSIGFGGSYTRLFNDKNTELTIGGNVYLDKWDLIYPIELREGFFDDRIEGDGTYDPAFSEFSEANRNSYALSLGFSQILNKKLQGALFMDVVSQSGLLSTPFQRIYFGNAENFFIDDFQLADDVERLPDNRFKIPFGGRLNYYVNDLLVLRSYYRFYWDDWGITSHTASLEAPFKVTNKFTLYPTYRYYTQSAADYFFEKEDALSTFEFYTSDYDLSKYDAHQYGLGLQYKDIFANSKIFSFGLKTIDLRFSHYDRSDGLSAYILTLGTTFVGN from the coding sequence ATATTGATTTTTCTTCTTAATATTTCTTTTGCACAGGCGCAACAAAACACTACATCCTATAAAAAACGTGTATTGGAGACCAGTGAAATTGACCTTTTGTTCAGCTACTATGAGCAAGATGGTCAAAACGCTGCGGTCACCGGTGGGGAAGGTACAGAAGAACTTACTGATGCCACATCCACGATTGTTTTACGAATACCCATAAACGATGATGATGTATTGACCGTAGATGTAGGACTTTCCGCTTACACCTCTGCTTCTTCCAGCAATGTGAATCCATTGGATGGAAATAACCTGAACACCACACCGTTCGATGCGTCATCTGGAGAATCCAGACGGGATGTATTGACCTATATAAATCCTAGTTACCGGCACAGTTCAGAAAACAGAAATTCCATTTGGAGTGCAAACGCATATTTATCATCGGAATACGATTATTTTTCAATTGGTTTTGGAGGAAGTTATACAAGACTCTTTAATGATAAAAACACAGAGCTCACTATTGGTGGAAATGTATATTTGGATAAATGGGATCTTATTTATCCCATAGAACTGCGCGAAGGTTTTTTTGATGATCGTATTGAGGGAGATGGCACCTATGATCCTGCTTTTTCTGAATTTTCAGAAGCGAATAGAAATTCTTATGCCCTATCACTGGGTTTTTCCCAAATTTTAAACAAAAAATTACAGGGCGCTCTTTTCATGGATGTAGTCTCGCAAAGTGGTTTGTTGAGCACTCCTTTTCAAAGGATTTATTTTGGGAATGCGGAAAACTTCTTTATTGATGATTTTCAATTGGCAGATGACGTGGAACGGTTACCTGATAACAGATTTAAAATCCCCTTTGGGGGCAGATTGAATTATTATGTGAACGACCTCTTGGTTTTGCGTTCCTATTATCGTTTCTATTGGGACGACTGGGGCATAACCTCACATACGGCTAGTTTGGAGGCGCCATTTAAAGTAACCAATAAGTTCACATTGTATCCTACTTACAGATATTATACACAATCTGCAGCAGATTACTTTTTTGAGAAGGAAGACGCACTTTCAACCTTTGAATTTTATACCTCTGATTACGATTTGTCAAAGTATGACGCACACCAATATGGGTTGGGTTTACAGTACAAGGATATCTTCGCAAACTCCAAGATTTTTTCATTTGGATTAAAGACCATTGATTTGCGCTTTAGCCACTACGACAGAAGCGATGGCCTTAGCGCCTACATTCTTACATTGGGAACTACTTTTGTTGGGAACTAG
- a CDS encoding DUF4266 domain-containing protein, producing MRKILILFALLIFSSSCVAVKEYDKVYLNDVEMQLGARTYERFETNFQIYREASAGANGGKTGGGCGCN from the coding sequence ATGCGAAAAATCCTAATTTTATTTGCTCTTTTAATATTCAGTAGTTCTTGTGTCGCAGTGAAAGAGTACGATAAGGTCTATCTCAATGATGTGGAAATGCAATTGGGAGCCCGCACCTATGAACGTTTTGAAACTAATTTTCAAATATACCGAGAGGCTTCGGCAGGTGCAAATGGTGGTAAAACAGGAGGCGGTTGTGGCTGCAATTAA
- a CDS encoding FAD:protein FMN transferase, which yields MKAHIVLFCSLFCMLSKGQVQEEVTVKRTLKLMGTRFEITVIAPNEDIGYLDIDEAVSEIKRIEKMISSWDEASETSLINKNAGVKPVKVSLELFRLIERCKKISEITDGAFDITYASMDKIWKFDGTMKKLPAKIYVQRSVENIGYEKIVLDTLEQTVYLKDTGMRIGFGAIGKGFAADKAKELMVSNQVKAGVINASGDLTTWGTKTSGEKWLIGIANPLSKDKVFSWLPIVESSVATSGNYEKFVMLNGERYSHIIDPRTGYPTKGINSVSVFAKNAELCDALATAVFIMGKDSGIHLINQIDGVEVVVVDSDNKVQKSSGIIFDKKQ from the coding sequence ATGAAAGCACACATTGTTCTCTTTTGCAGCCTATTTTGTATGCTGTCCAAAGGACAGGTGCAGGAAGAGGTCACTGTAAAAAGAACATTAAAGCTTATGGGCACCAGGTTCGAAATAACTGTGATTGCTCCCAACGAGGACATTGGTTATTTGGACATAGATGAGGCCGTATCAGAGATAAAGCGGATAGAAAAAATGATTTCCTCTTGGGACGAAGCATCTGAAACTTCCTTGATCAATAAAAATGCTGGTGTAAAACCAGTAAAGGTTTCTTTAGAATTATTCCGGTTGATAGAACGATGTAAAAAGATTTCGGAAATAACCGATGGGGCTTTTGATATCACTTATGCATCAATGGATAAAATTTGGAAGTTTGACGGCACCATGAAAAAATTGCCCGCTAAAATATACGTACAAAGGTCTGTGGAAAATATAGGGTACGAGAAAATTGTGCTTGATACACTTGAACAAACTGTTTATTTAAAGGATACGGGCATGAGGATTGGCTTTGGGGCAATTGGTAAGGGATTTGCTGCAGATAAGGCAAAGGAACTAATGGTCTCTAACCAAGTAAAAGCCGGTGTAATAAATGCATCTGGTGATTTGACCACTTGGGGAACTAAAACCAGTGGTGAAAAATGGTTGATAGGCATAGCAAATCCTTTAAGTAAGGATAAAGTATTCAGTTGGTTGCCAATCGTTGAATCTTCTGTAGCCACTTCTGGCAATTATGAGAAATTTGTTATGTTGAACGGGGAAAGATATTCCCATATTATCGACCCCAGAACAGGTTACCCTACAAAGGGAATCAACAGTGTTTCTGTTTTTGCAAAGAATGCGGAATTATGTGACGCTCTAGCTACAGCAGTGTTCATTATGGGAAAGGATAGTGGAATCCATTTGATTAACCAGATTGATGGAGTAGAGGTGGTTGTGGTGGATTCGGACAACAAGGTTCAAAAAAGTTCGGGAATCATTTTTGATAAAAAACAGTAA
- a CDS encoding thioredoxin family protein — protein sequence MKKLLFITFCMLFGTLQAQLWQENFDAAVALANEEDKPIILVFSGSDWCAPCIRLKRKVFDSDDFKNYASSHYVLYNADFPRKKKNQLPADKLDSHKSLAEKYNPRGHFPLVVIMDKQESVLGITSYSPRNTTKEYISLLNDFLK from the coding sequence ATGAAAAAACTACTGTTCATAACATTTTGCATGCTCTTTGGTACGTTGCAAGCACAATTGTGGCAAGAGAACTTTGATGCTGCCGTTGCGTTGGCCAATGAAGAGGACAAACCCATCATTTTGGTATTTTCGGGTTCAGATTGGTGTGCGCCCTGTATCCGTTTAAAGCGTAAGGTATTTGATTCTGATGACTTTAAAAATTATGCATCTTCTCATTATGTATTGTACAATGCGGACTTTCCAAGAAAGAAGAAAAACCAATTGCCAGCAGATAAACTGGATTCACATAAATCACTCGCAGAAAAATATAATCCACGCGGTCATTTTCCATTAGTGGTGATTATGGATAAACAAGAGTCAGTTTTAGGCATAACAAGTTATAGCCCTAGGAATACCACAAAAGAATATATTTCGCTATTGAATGATTTTTTAAAATGA
- a CDS encoding ubiquinol-cytochrome c reductase iron-sulfur subunit has product MERKAFLKSLGAGAAFALTFPCLHGCSSDSEDLETFPEPDGVDFTVDLTSSDAAPLADNGGFILVKSNPSLGYTDIVVARNLEGNLIAASQICSHQQTEEVRFISEDGGIFRCSTHGSRFNQNGTPLNSITSNPLRVFNTELTGTILRVFE; this is encoded by the coding sequence ATGGAAAGAAAAGCTTTTTTGAAAAGTTTAGGCGCCGGTGCTGCTTTTGCCTTGACTTTTCCCTGTTTACATGGATGTTCCAGTGATTCCGAAGACCTTGAAACATTTCCGGAACCGGATGGGGTAGATTTTACAGTTGATTTAACTTCTTCCGATGCTGCTCCTTTAGCTGACAACGGTGGATTTATTCTGGTAAAATCCAATCCAAGTTTGGGCTATACAGATATTGTGGTTGCCAGGAATTTAGAAGGAAACCTTATAGCGGCAAGCCAAATTTGTAGTCATCAGCAAACAGAAGAGGTACGTTTTATTTCTGAGGATGGTGGTATTTTTAGATGCTCCACCCACGGTTCAAGATTCAATCAGAATGGAACACCTCTAAATTCAATAACCAGCAATCCGTTACGCGTTTTTAATACAGAGCTTACAGGTACTATCCTTCGAGTTTTCGAATAG
- a CDS encoding AIR synthase related protein, with the protein MSSDTSKRYAQRGVSASKEDVHNAIKNIDKGLFPKAFCKIVPDYLTGSAEHCLVMHADGAGTKSSLAYLYWKETGDISVWKGIAQDALIMNVDDLICVGATDTIMLSSTIGRNKNLIPAEVISAIINGTEELISDLSKHGVNIYSTGGETADVGDLLRTIIVDSTVTARLERKNVIDNANIKAGDVIVGLASFGQATYESGYNGGMGSNGLTSARHDVFGKYLAKKYPESYDPSVPKELIYSGNTTLTDSVPNSPINAGKLVLSPTRTYAPIIKKVLEKYTSEQIHGMVHCSGGAQTKILHFVEKLHIIKDNLFPVPPLFKLIQEQSDTDWKEMYQVFNCGHRMELYVSEKVANDIIEISKKFNVDAQIVGRVEKAAHKKLTIQSTFGKFEY; encoded by the coding sequence ATGTCCTCAGATACAAGTAAGAGATATGCTCAGCGCGGTGTTTCAGCATCAAAGGAAGATGTGCACAATGCGATTAAGAATATTGATAAAGGGCTTTTTCCAAAGGCTTTTTGTAAGATCGTACCCGATTATCTTACTGGTAGTGCAGAGCATTGTTTGGTAATGCACGCCGATGGTGCCGGCACTAAATCTTCATTGGCATATTTGTATTGGAAGGAAACAGGTGATATTTCTGTTTGGAAGGGAATTGCCCAGGATGCCCTTATCATGAACGTGGATGATTTAATTTGTGTTGGGGCTACCGATACTATTATGCTTTCTTCCACTATAGGTCGAAACAAAAACTTGATTCCTGCTGAAGTTATTTCAGCCATTATCAACGGTACCGAAGAATTGATATCGGATTTATCAAAACATGGGGTCAATATTTATTCAACGGGTGGTGAAACTGCGGATGTAGGGGATTTGTTGCGTACCATTATTGTGGATTCTACGGTCACCGCACGTTTGGAAAGAAAAAATGTTATCGATAATGCCAATATTAAAGCGGGAGACGTTATTGTTGGTCTGGCCTCTTTTGGACAGGCAACTTATGAGAGCGGGTACAATGGCGGAATGGGCAGTAATGGCCTTACTTCTGCGCGGCATGATGTGTTTGGGAAATATCTAGCCAAAAAATATCCTGAGAGTTATGACCCATCCGTACCTAAAGAATTAATTTACTCTGGCAATACAACACTTACCGATTCCGTACCCAACTCACCTATAAATGCAGGTAAATTGGTATTATCACCCACAAGGACCTATGCGCCAATTATCAAAAAAGTATTGGAAAAGTATACTTCTGAGCAAATTCATGGAATGGTTCATTGTAGCGGTGGAGCCCAAACCAAGATTCTTCATTTTGTGGAAAAATTGCACATTATAAAGGATAATCTCTTTCCCGTCCCACCACTTTTTAAATTGATACAAGAACAATCAGATACCGATTGGAAGGAAATGTACCAAGTCTTTAACTGTGGTCATCGTATGGAACTCTATGTTAGTGAAAAGGTTGCAAATGATATCATTGAAATTTCAAAAAAATTCAATGTTGATGCTCAAATTGTGGGTCGAGTTGAAAAGGCTGCTCATAAGAAATTGACGATACAGAGCACATTCGGTAAGTTTGAATATTAG